In Leptodesmis sichuanensis A121, the following are encoded in one genomic region:
- a CDS encoding ISL3 family transposase, with protein sequence MGIDEISKRKGHQNFATVIGDVEAGKLIEVIDSHQQEDIIETLKQQPIEVRAKVEEVSVDMWGGFPKVVKKVFPNAVVVIDRFHVMKLVNEELNKIRRQSGVSDRGSKFILLKNGKDLTAEEKTKLEEILKRSKRLGKAYEWKEEFRAIYEQPLTVEEGKRQIQGWLDQARVVYSEASTTIRNHLDGISNYFRNRTTSGAMEGINNRIKLIKRQAYGFVNFNNFRERLLACFSD encoded by the coding sequence ATTGGGATTGATGAAATCAGCAAGCGGAAAGGGCATCAAAACTTCGCCACCGTTATCGGCGACGTTGAGGCCGGGAAATTGATTGAAGTGATTGACAGTCACCAACAGGAAGACATTATTGAAACCCTGAAGCAGCAGCCCATAGAGGTGCGTGCAAAAGTTGAAGAGGTGAGCGTGGATATGTGGGGAGGATTCCCAAAGGTAGTCAAGAAAGTGTTTCCCAATGCCGTGGTAGTGATTGACCGCTTTCATGTCATGAAATTAGTCAATGAGGAGTTAAATAAAATTCGTAGACAATCGGGTGTATCAGACCGAGGTAGCAAATTCATTTTGCTCAAGAATGGCAAGGATTTAACAGCAGAAGAAAAGACAAAGTTAGAAGAGATTCTGAAACGGTCAAAGCGATTAGGAAAAGCCTATGAGTGGAAAGAAGAGTTTCGCGCGATTTATGAACAACCATTAACCGTTGAGGAAGGCAAGCGTCAGATCCAAGGGTGGCTCGATCAAGCGCGAGTCGTCTATAGTGAAGCAAGCACAACAATTCGTAACCATTTAGATGGGATTAGCAACTACTTTCGGAATCGCACAACGAGTGGCGCAATGGAGGGAATCAACAACCGAATTAAATTGATTAAACGGCAAGCTTATGGCTTTGTCAATTTCAACAATTTTCGAGAAAGACTATTAGCCTGCTTCTCTGATTAA
- a CDS encoding transposase family protein: protein MDIHLDRLLNFPHVTVESCIQKDNEVYLKLRLLNQESSCPHCKKLSSELHQNRPILIRDLSIFGQVTYLKIPRRQFYCRDCQRYFTESLTFMDAGRQYTRRYEEHIYQQVQLSSMEQVGRVEGLSFERIEGIFKHQYAQKKTRDGQESNALGLMKSASGKGIKTSPPLSATLRPGN from the coding sequence ATGGACATACATCTTGATAGATTGCTTAACTTCCCTCACGTTACGGTTGAAAGTTGCATTCAAAAAGACAATGAAGTGTACTTAAAGTTGCGCTTGCTCAATCAAGAATCTAGCTGTCCACACTGTAAGAAATTAAGTTCAGAGTTGCATCAAAACCGTCCGATTTTGATTCGAGACCTATCGATTTTTGGCCAAGTCACTTATTTGAAAATTCCTCGTCGTCAGTTTTATTGTCGTGATTGCCAACGTTATTTTACTGAGTCATTGACATTTATGGACGCAGGACGGCAGTACACTCGACGCTATGAGGAGCATATTTACCAGCAAGTACAACTGTCAAGTATGGAGCAAGTGGGTCGCGTAGAAGGATTAAGCTTTGAGCGCATTGAAGGGATTTTCAAGCATCAGTATGCACAGAAAAAAACACGGGATGGGCAGGAGTCAAACGCATTGGGATTGATGAAATCAGCAAGCGGAAAGGGCATCAAAACTTCGCCACCGTTATCGGCGACGTTGAGGCCGGGAAATTGA